Proteins from a genomic interval of Rosa chinensis cultivar Old Blush chromosome 2, RchiOBHm-V2, whole genome shotgun sequence:
- the LOC112183961 gene encoding uncharacterized protein LOC112183961: MASHAFEETLTDEALPWFLNLLTNSIDSFQELGDKFLRRFILCGGGYRTTPDLFRLKQRLNERLQDFAEYDTFGPDTNANAHPVTIPQASNPDTRNKDTNRDKPAQSGHRAPQERQGYSDRRDKQYGKSPEKPKYNSSDRHRDAPYGGTKHKNDQRSVSPRYEIYTTLTASYEDISNNHKDIIPRPPRRKPSQAKPRDNGKCSTYHEESGHPTNIFWALKNAIEHLIQSGQLSQYRTPSTGANAIEVYGQILTIHGGAPRTPETHHTQKCQCPRGQEILGLSHGCHTPRSTGA; the protein is encoded by the exons ATGGCCAGCCATGCATTCGAGGAAACTTTAACTGACGAAGCCCTGCCCTGGTTCCTCAACCTACTCACTAACTCCATTGATAGTTTCCAAGAACTGGGAGACAAGTTCCTGCGAAGATTCATCCTGTGCGGCGGTGGGTATCGTACTACACCTGACCTTTTTCGGCTCAAGCAACGGCTAAACGAGCGATTGCAAGACTTT GCCGAGTACGATACCTTCGGCCCTGACACCAACGCCAATGCGCACCCAGTCACCATACCTCAAGCGAGCAATCCTGATACCAGGAACAAAGACACCAACCGAGACAAACCTGCCCAGTCAGGCCACAGGGCCCCCCAGGAGCGACAAGGCTATAGTGATAGGAGAGACAAGCAATACGGCAAGAGTCCCGAGAAGCCAAAGTACAACTCCAGCGATCGACATCGCGATGCACCATACGGCGGCACCAAACACAAGAATGACCAGCGATCCGTGTCACCCCGATACGAGATCTATACCACCCTCACTGCCTCCTATGAAGACATCTCGAACAATCACAAGGACATCATCCCACGCCCACCAAGGCGCAAACCTAGCCAAGCAAAACCGCGAGATAACGGCAAATGCTCCACATATCATGAGGAGTCTGGCCACCCCACCAATATTTTTTGGGCACTAAAAAATGCCATCGAGCACCTCATTCAGAGTGGCCAACTCTCGCAATATCGCACTCCCTCCACTGGCGCTAATGCCATCGAAGTCTACGGCCAGATCCTAACGATACACGGCGGTGCCCCACGGACACCCGAGACCCACCATACACAAAAGTGCCAATGCCCTCGGGGCCAGGAGATATTAGGACTCAGCCATGGCTGCCACACCCCTAGGTCGACTGGAGCTTGA
- the LOC112190135 gene encoding RING-H2 finger protein ATL32 has protein sequence MKLHSFLLLLLCLVLLTYTDVNAQQSPGPMQTNGYAYLENFNSSMALVIVFLVCAFFIVGFFSIYIRRCAETHIANAGGSLGAAAAIGMAGRRRGVDPAVIEKFPMFVYSDVKDLKIGKGTLECAVCLSEFEDYETLRLLPKCHHVFHPDCIDAWLASHITCPVCRAKLTPDSNHPLSEPNNNSNHQESAGTNEISDDQQQNDALVVNVSENQSSEAIEIENRPARSGIFGKFPRSHSTGHSVVQPGENTERYTLRLPDSVRRQLVSSRNNKLKRSSSYDVVLPRLGSSRKGYRYGGEGSSSSTKGKISLDHQTGRFDPWVLLKTPPFFGRGGGSFKSPKNGVDGDGLFVKPLLTPVKISLDCQNVKANRSQEPLSRPPV, from the coding sequence ATGAAGCTACatagctttcttcttcttcttctgtgtcTGGTTTTACTGACGTACACTGACGTCAATGCGCAGCAGTCGCCGGGGCCGATGCAGACCAACGGCTATGCCTACCTCGAGAACTTCAACTCCTCGATGGCCCTGGTCATCGTGTTCCTCGTGTGCGCCTTCTTCATCGTCGGATTCTTTTCCATCTACATTCGCCGTTGCGCCGAGACGCACATCGCCAACGCCGGCGGGTCCCTCGGCGCAGCGGCCGCTATTGGAATGGCAGGACGACGCCGAGGCGTGGACCCGGCTGTGATTGAGAAGTTTCCGATGTTCGTCTACTCCGACGTCAAGGATCTCAAGATTGGCAAAGGGACTCTGGAGTGCGCGGTGTGCTTGAGCGAGTTTGAGGACTACGAAACGCTGCGATTGCTGCCGAAATGCCACCACGTATTCCATCCCGACTGCATCGACGCGTGGTTGGCCTCGCACATCACGTGTCCGGTTTGCCGCGCAAAGCTGACGCCCGACTCAAATCACCCGCTTTCCGAGCCAAATAACAATTCGAATCACCAAGAAAGTGCCGGTACAAATGAAATTAGTGATGATCAGCAACAGAACGACGCGCTTGTTGTGAATGTAAGTGAAAATCAGAGCAGCGAAGCGATTGAGATAGAGAACCGTCCGGCGAGATCTGGAATATTCGGGAAGTTTCCAAGGTCACACTCGACGGGTCACTCGGTAGTTCAACCGGGAGAGAACACGGAGCGGTACACGTTGAGACTGCCGGATTCAGTGAGGAGGCAGCTGGTTTCGAGCCGGAACAATAAGCTCAAGCGGTCGAGTAGCTACGACGTCGTTCTGCCGCGGCTTGGAAGTTCAAGAAAAGGCTATAGATACGGTGGCGAAGGGAGTAGTAGCAGTACTAAAGGGAAAATTAGTCTTGATCATCAAACCGGGCGGTTCGACCCGTGGGTGTTGTTGAAAACGCCACCGTTCTTTGGTAGGGGTGGTGGTTCCTTTAAGTCTCCTAAGAATGGTGTTGACGGAGATGGGTTGTTTGTAAAGCCTTTGTTAACGCCGGTGAAAATTTCGTTAGATTGTCAGAATGTCAAAGCCAACAGGTCTCAAGAACCGCTGTCTCGGCCTCcggtttga